From the Phycisphaeraceae bacterium genome, the window ACCGCCGCCAGTTCCACGATCCGAGCCGTCAGCCGATCCTCATCGTCTCGCACCTCCGGCGTGTACCGCTGCACCGCCCTGGCTTGCCCCAGCACCTGGCACGCCCGACGCTCGGAAACACCCAGCTCCACCTGCGCCTGCTCCACCGCCTGGCGCCGACGAGCCGGGCTCAGAAGTTTGGGCGTGCCGCCTCCCGAAGGATCGCCTTGTCCAGCTCCGCGTCAGCGAGCAGCCGCTTGAGGCGCGCGTTCTCCTGCTCCAGCTCCTTGAACCGCTTGGCCTGATCGACCTTCAGACCGCCGTATTCGCGACGCCAGCGGAAGTAGGTCGGCTCGGTCACTCCGAGCAGCCGGCACACCCCGGCCACCGAGTTGCCCTTGCCAAGTTCCACCTCCGCCTGCCGAAGCTTGTTGACGATCTCCTCCGCCGAATGACGTTTCCTGGCCATGATCCCGATCCTCCTGATCCAGGCCGAAGACTATCGCTCCGACTGGACCTGTTTCAGGGGGAAAGGTCAGTCTGTGCAAGCGCTTGTGCAAGGGGGAGGGCCAGGGGGAAGGGAAGGCGCTAATCTCCGACCACCAAGACCCGCGGCGTATACTTCGCCCGTGCGTTGGGAAGATCACATCTCGGTGACCTCGGGCGTGCGGAGCGGCAAGCCCTGCATCAAGGGCACGCGGATCACAGCCGTTGATGTCCTCCAATACCTCGCCTCCGGAATGACCGAGGCTCAGATTCTGGCCGACTTTCCCCAGCTTCGGCCCGAGCACATCAGGGCCGTCCTCGCGTACGCGGCGGAGCGGGAACAGCGACTCGCTGACCCGCACGCGGCGTGAAGCTGCTCTTCGACGAGAATCTGAGCCGGGGGTTGGTGGCGTTGCTTCGCGACGCGTACCCCGAGAGCGCGCATGTCGTCGATTGCCTTCCCCCTTCGAGCGCGGACCCCGTGATCTGGGAGCACGCCAAGGCACACGGCTTCGCGATCGTCACCAAGGACGACGACTTCAACGCATTGAGCCTCGTTCACGGCGCTCCACCCAAGATCATCTGGATTCGCCCTGGCAATGTCTCGACCGAAGCGGTCGCCGAGAGTCTTCGCCGAGCGAGGCGGTTGATGGAGGAGTTCGTCGCCGACCCGCGGCAAGCAATTCAGACGCTCGCGGTTCGCTGACCGGATGTCCCTGCGAGCGCCGGCAGCGCCTCCACCGCCCCCGCCACATCGAGCAGCTTCGGGTCGGTGTAGACGTTCGCGGTGAGGCTCGGATCGCTGTGACGCATCGCGGCCTGCGCGGTGCGGAGCGGGACGCCGGCGCGGCAGAGGTGCGTGCCGAAGGTGTGCCGCAGCGCGTGGATGTCGACCGTGCGACCGCGCTCGTCGGTCTTCGAGACGATCTCCTTCCCGCCGCGCTTCTCGATCGTGGCGATCCCGGCGAACGCGAGGTCGCGATTGAAGATCCGGATCAGACCGCTCGGCACAGTGAGCAACTTCTTTGAGGGCGGCAGCCGCGCGGGCACGGGCTCGTCGCGCTCGCGTGCTTCGGCCTGCGCAAGGGCCAGCGTCTCCTCCATCCACGCTCGCAGCTCCGCCGCCAGGTCCTTCCGCAGCGGGATCTCCGCGCCGCGACGAGCCTTCTCGTGCCGCGCATGCAGGAGCAGGTGCGGCACCGGGCCGTTGAAGTCAACCTGGGCCACCGTGATCGACGCGAGCTCGCCCTTGCGGAGGCCCGTGAGAACGAGCGTCTTGTAGATCAACGCCCGCTCGCGGCCCGCGCGATCGAGTCGCTCGCGCGTGGCGTCGCTGACCTTGGCTCCTATCTCTCCGCGCCGATTGCCCTTCTGGATGGTGAGCGCCTCGGCGAGCGGTCGGCGCCGCGCTGCGTCGAGCAACCGCATCAGTTCGTCGTCGGTGAGCGCGCGGCGCGTGCGGCGCCGATCGGCGCGGTCGTCGGCGGTGGCCACCTTCGCGAGCGGGCTCGACGCGAGGCGACCGTTCCGCACGCACCAGTTGCCGAAGGCCACGAGCGCCCGGCGGTATCCGTTCCGCGTGCCCGCGGAGAGCCCTTCGTCCGCTCGCTCGCGCAGCCAGCGCTCGACCGCCGCCACCGTGAGGTCGCGAAGTCGTCGAATCCCCCGTCCTGCTCCTGCTTCTTGGCAGACCCGCAGCACGCGGCGCGGCGCCTGCGTGAGCCAGTGGTCGCAGCTTCCCTTCACTCGAAGGTGCTCCTTCCACGCCTCGAGGTGTTCCTCGATCGGCTGAGAGCCATGACGCGACGCGCCGTCCTCCTCCGCCGTGATCACGCCCGCGCGGATCAGTTCGGCCCGGCGCTCGAGGTTGGCCAGCACCGCCTTCGCCGCAGTCTCGTCCTTGCAGCCGGTGGGCACCTCGGTCCAGACGCCGCTGCCATCGCGGAACTTGGCGACGAATGTGGGAGTACGGCCGCGGATTCGAATACGGCCTCGCGCGTCGGTGAGTACCTCGGCCGTTCGGAGCGTGCCGTTGCGGAGCCGCCAGCGGGCCGTTGGGCACCCCCGCACCGTGACGATTTCCGCTCCCGGCGGGAGCGGCGAGGTCCATGCTTTGCGGAAGACCGTGCCCATAGAAGTCGTCGACGACGCCGGACAGTGAGCGGCAGGTGGCCGAATAGATCAAGTTCGATGCCGCGCAAGTGCCGGGCAACCCGATGCGACCCAGCGCTCGATCGAGTCGCGATCCCAGCGCACGAGGCGGCCGACTTTGACGGGCGCAGGCATCGCCCCGCGATCGCTCAAGCGCCGCACATGGCGCGGCGAGCACGAGAGCTGGCCAGCCACATCTTCGGCGGTGAGCAGCACAAACGCGTGCTGCGTCGAGATCTCTGCGCGCAGTGACATCAATGACTCCTGCATGGAGCGTGATCGCAAGACCGGCCTTGGTGGGCCACGAGGGTTCCGGAGACTGCGGCTGGCAGCCGCTGTCCCCTACTGGATACCTACGCGGTGGCGCGGTAGAGTTGCACGCCATTTCGCAGCTGCGAGGTAATCGCACGATGGCACCGGACCCCACTTTGGGATCATTGGAGCGATCCCGGCCCTGCCTAGCGACAACACGCCAGTCGTCACCATGTCGCGCCGCAACGGGTTATGCTTACCCCTTCCATAACAAGTTGCGCGTCTCTAGTTATCGTCTTCGAGTTCTCAGGGCGGAACGCTGGCTGACGATCTCGGCGCGTGTCGCGCGCGACTCTCGGCTTGCGTCTCTGAGCGAGGGGCAAGTATTCGAAACACCGGCGAAGTCCTCGCGTTCGAAAGCCGAACGCCCCGACCGTTGGGCCGAGGCGTTCATCGTTTACCGGTTCGCCGAGTCGCTTGCGGCTCGGTCTGGAAGTAGAGGGCACCGGACAGAATGCGAAATGTCTCGCGCAAGTTTCATCGGTCGGACCGCTCAATCGGTCGCCACCGTGCGGTGGGGATCGGCGGGGAGATCCTGACAGCGAGGGGTGAAGAGGCCGCGGGGTGACTGAACGGACCCGCCACGATCCGTCAAGCGCTCAACCGCAAGAACTCGCTCATCGTCGGCAGTCCGTGCGGCGGCGAGACGGCGGCGATCCTCTCGAGCCTCACGAGCTCGTGTCGGCGCCACGGCGTCGACCCACAGGTCTACCTCACGCAGTTGCTTGTGAACCTGCCCAAGACCCCGGCTGAAGAGCTTGATCACTGGCTGCCCGATGAGTGGCAACGCCGTCAGGCCGATTCAGAGTGACCCCATCGCGGTTCGCGGGCTTTCAATTACCCACATCTTTGTCTGTTGGTTCCGCTGAACAGGGGTTGGATTGTGCGGCACGGACTGGTCATGCCGATCCACTGAGGGTACCGATGCCATGGATGGCATCGCACACCAACGGATGGAGTCGCGACCATGGGACCGTGGATCAATCAGGAGCTTGCTGGCTGCCGCTTTGCCGATGCCCGACTGGCTGGGCGGTTCGGTCTACTCATGGAGCAGCTCTCCAAGGGGCTTGGCCAGTCACTGCCGCTGGCGTGCGGTGATTGGGCCAGCACCAAGGCCGCGTATCGCTTTCTTGACAACAAGCGTGTGAGCGAGGCAGAGATCCTGGCCGGGCACATGCAGGCCACGCGGGCGCGTGTCGGCGCTGTCGATGGTCCAGTCCTTGCACTGCACGACACGACCGAGTTCTCATTCACCCGTGAGCGAGCGCACGCGATTGGTGTCACCAACAGGGTGGCCGCGGGTCACAAGGATGAGAAGGGTCGCCAGCGAATGCACACTGTCTGCGGCATCCTCATGCACTCGAGTCTCATCGTCACCACTGACGGCGTGCCCCTCGGTCTCGCGGCGATCAAGCTCTGGACACGCAAGAGGTTCAAGGGCACCAACGCGCTCAAGGGCAGAGGTCTCGACGCGGGCACGCATTCGGTCAACACCACTCGCATCCCGATTGAGCTGAAGGAGAGCATCCGCTGGCTTGAAAATGTGCGTCAATCGACCGCGAACATCGGTGACGCCGCTCGCTGCATCCACATCGGCGACCGGGAGAGCGACATCTATGAGTTGTTCAGCGAATGCGCGTCGCTGGGGACGAAGTTTGTGTTCCGCACTTGCGTCGATCGTCGCGTGGAGGACGGCAGGCGCACCGTGGCCAACGCGATGGACGAACAGCGCGTGAGGGCTGTGCATCGCCTCGAGGTCCGGGACGACAAGGGCCGCCCGTCGAACGCAGTGCTGGAGCTGAAGTACCACCAGATCGAGGTGTGCCCGCCCATCGGGAAGGAGAAGCGCTACGGAACCATGGTGCTGAGTGTGATCCACGCGAAGGAACGGGGCGTGCCCAAGGGCCGCGCGGCAATTGACTGGAAGCTCGTGACCAATCTTTCGATCCGATCGAAGGCCGATGCGATCGAAAAGCTCGATTGGTACGCGCTACGCTGGAAGATCGAGACATTCCACAAGGTGCTCAAGTCAGGATGTCGGGCCGAGGACTCGAGGCTGCGGACTGCCGAGCGACTGGTCAACCTGATCGCGATCATGTGCATTCTGGCATGGCGTGTGCTGTGGCTGACGATGATGAACCGCGCCTCTCCGGACCTCCCGGTGAAGCTGGTCTTCACGAACTCAGAGATCAACCTGCTCGAGCGCCTCGTCCCGGTCAACGACGGCTCAAGAAAGAAGACGGTAGGCAACTTCCTGACGAGGCTCGCTCGACTCGGTGGCTATCTGAACCGGGCCCGCGATGCGCCGCCGGGAAACATGGTCCTATGGCGCGGCATGGCGAGATTGACCGACATCCACCTCGGTTACTGTCTGGCCAAAGATGTGGGTAATTGAAAGGTTCGCGGGACGGACACATTCGGTTCGAGTGGAAAACGCGTAGTCTGGCGGGCAAACTCTAAGTGCGATCTCGCACCAGGCCGCACTCTGAACACCTCAGCGCGTCACGCAAAGAGCGTTCGCGATTCCCCAAGGACGACACCTGCCGCAGACAACAATACATGTCTGATCATCCTCTGCTGCCGCCAGAAACGAGAACGAAAGGAAACCGACATCATCCTGCTCAATACCAGCCTACACAGAAACCCGTGAACAACAGCAAGTGAAGCAAGACGACAGAAGCTATGCTAGCAAGCGCCGTCAATGCTCCACCGACGACGTCTGCGTGTCCCCGAATCCGTGCCCGCCACACGGTTGCAAAAGTGAATACCGCCGCAAATAGCAAATGCGGCCAGAGCATCGTGGAACTCCAAAGCTCACACGCGTCCGTGAGTATCAATACGACAGTCCAAATGCAATTGACGACGAAGTAGGCTGCGAACGCGTAAAATAGTGGCCCGTAGACCCGCCAGAACCGCCGATGGTTGGCATGTGCCTGCATCGCAGCGAGAGTTGAGGCAATACTACTCCCGCATTCTGGGCACCGACCGTCCTCCGCATGGCCACGCAGGTCGAAGCCGCACGCTTTACATCGGAAAGCTGACCCTTGGCTCAGAGGTTCGGCCATGGCGTTGGGTTTGGCGCGCAGTTCCTGCCGTTGTTTGGCGGTCGAACTTCACAGTACTTTCGCCGATGATCGCTTCCACCATGCTTGCGGTCGAGATCCTCGGCGAGGCGGAACGGCGCGACATCCCAATCCCAGTGATCGGTGTACCAACCAGGAAACTGGGCTGGTGCGCGATCAGGGGTGCCTGCTCCACCGCCGCTTGTGATTAGTTTTCCTTGCCCGTCATAACAGCACTGCTGGGCTGCACGATGCCGATTCGTCGTGGTTGATCGACAGCACTCTGATGCTCCGGGATGGTAACGGCGAACAATCCTGCCGCCTGAACAGGACCACGAGTTTGCAGTCCCGAACTCCTCACCGAGGTACCGAGGTCCGGTCAGCGGTGAGTCTCGCCACTTCTCGCGACGTGTCGGATGAGTTTCCCCTTTGGCTTGCGCTAATGTGCATGGACAAGTCGGAAGGCCAGTAAGCCAGTCCATGTCGTCGCGTTGTCTTCGGTACCACTCGAGGAAGTTTACCTCATCGCAGATATCGAGAATGTGCTTACACAGCGCGTGCTGCCTCTGCACCGCCTTCATGCACGCTTCGTAGACCTCCT encodes:
- a CDS encoding DUF433 domain-containing protein translates to MRWEDHISVTSGVRSGKPCIKGTRITAVDVLQYLASGMTEAQILADFPQLRPEHIRAVLAYAAEREQRLADPHAA
- a CDS encoding DUF5615 family PIN-like protein yields the protein MKLLFDENLSRGLVALLRDAYPESAHVVDCLPPSSADPVIWEHAKAHGFAIVTKDDDFNALSLVHGAPPKIIWIRPGNVSTEAVAESLRRARRLMEEFVADPRQAIQTLAVR
- a CDS encoding site-specific integrase, coding for MGTVFRKAWTSPLPPGAEIVTVRGCPTARWRLRNGTLRTAEVLTDARGRIRIRGRTPTFVAKFRDGSGVWTEVPTGCKDETAAKAVLANLERRAELIRAGVITAEEDGASRHGSQPIEEHLEAWKEHLRVKGSCDHWLTQAPRRVLRVCQEAGAGRGIRRLRDLTVAAVERWLRERADEGLSAGTRNGYRRALVAFGNWCVRNGRLASSPLAKVATADDRADRRRTRRALTDDELMRLLDAARRRPLAEALTIQKGNRRGEIGAKVSDATRERLDRAGRERALIYKTLVLTGLRKGELASITVAQVDFNGPVPHLLLHARHEKARRGAEIPLRKDLAAELRAWMEETLALAQAEARERDEPVPARLPPSKKLLTVPSGLIRIFNRDLAFAGIATIEKRGGKEIVSKTDERGRTVDIHALRHTFGTHLCRAGVPLRTAQAAMRHSDPSLTANVYTDPKLLDVAGAVEALPALAGTSGQRTASV
- a CDS encoding helix-turn-helix domain-containing protein; the protein is MSLRAEISTQHAFVLLTAEDVAGQLSCSPRHVRRLSDRGAMPAPVKVGRLVRWDRDSIERWVASGCPALARHRT
- a CDS encoding transposase domain-containing protein, producing the protein MNGPATIRQALNRKNSLIVGSPCGGETAAILSSLTSSCRRHGVDPQVYLTQLLVNLPKTPAEELDHWLPDEWQRRQADSE
- a CDS encoding IS4 family transposase; its protein translation is MGPWINQELAGCRFADARLAGRFGLLMEQLSKGLGQSLPLACGDWASTKAAYRFLDNKRVSEAEILAGHMQATRARVGAVDGPVLALHDTTEFSFTRERAHAIGVTNRVAAGHKDEKGRQRMHTVCGILMHSSLIVTTDGVPLGLAAIKLWTRKRFKGTNALKGRGLDAGTHSVNTTRIPIELKESIRWLENVRQSTANIGDAARCIHIGDRESDIYELFSECASLGTKFVFRTCVDRRVEDGRRTVANAMDEQRVRAVHRLEVRDDKGRPSNAVLELKYHQIEVCPPIGKEKRYGTMVLSVIHAKERGVPKGRAAIDWKLVTNLSIRSKADAIEKLDWYALRWKIETFHKVLKSGCRAEDSRLRTAERLVNLIAIMCILAWRVLWLTMMNRASPDLPVKLVFTNSEINLLERLVPVNDGSRKKTVGNFLTRLARLGGYLNRARDAPPGNMVLWRGMARLTDIHLGYCLAKDVGN